Proteins from one Penaeus vannamei isolate JL-2024 chromosome 8, ASM4276789v1, whole genome shotgun sequence genomic window:
- the LOC138862300 gene encoding uncharacterized protein produces MTEEEVELEVTEEEVTEEEIELEVTEEEVELEVTEEEVKLEVTEKEVEVQVTEEEVKLEVTEEEVELEVTEEEVELEVTEEEVTEEEIELEVTEEVELEVTEEEVTEEVELEVTEEEVELEAREEEVELEVTEEVEVQVTEEEVRLEVKEKEVELEVTEEVEVQVTEEEVRLEVTEEEVTEKEVKLEVTEEVELEVTEEEVKLEVTEEEVKLEVTEEEVKLEVTEEVKLEVTEEEVKLEVTEEEVNFKVTEEVELEVTEEEVNFKVTEEEVELEGLNHCLALSGLSR; encoded by the exons atgacggaggaggaggtcgaactcgaggtgacggaggaggag gtgacggaggaggagatcgaactcgaggtgacggaggaggaggtcgaactcgaggtgacggaggaggaggtcaaaCTCGAGGTGACGGAGAAGGAGGTCGAAGtccaggtgacggaggaggaggtcaaactcgaggtgacggaggaggaggtcgaactcgaggtgacggaggaggaggtagaactcgaggtgacggaggaggag gtgacggaggaggagatcgaactcgaggtgacggaggaggtcgaactcgaggtgacggaggaggag GTGACGGAGGAGGTCGAActcgaggtgacggaggaggaggtcgaactcgaggcgagggaggaggaggtcgaactcgaggtgacggaggaggtCGAAGtccaggtgacggaggaggaggtcagactcgaggtgaaggagaaggaggtcgaactcgaggtgacggaggaggtCGAAGtccaggtgacggaggaggaggtcagactcgaggtgacggaggaggag GTGACGGAGAAGGAGGTCAAActcgaggtgacggaggaggtCGAACTCGAGGTAACGGAGGAGGAGGTCAAActcgaggtgacggaggaggaggtcaaactcgaggtgacggaggaggaggtcaaactcgaggtgacggaggaggtcaaactcgaggtgacggaggaggaggtcaaactcgaggtgacggaggaggaggtcaatTTCAAGGTGACGGAGGAGGTCGAACTCGAGGTAACGGAGGAGGAGGTCAATTTcaaggtgacggaggaggaggtcgaactCGAGGGTCTTAATCATTGTCTCGCCTTGTCTGGCCTATCGAGATAA
- the LOC138862301 gene encoding uncharacterized protein codes for MKPPNSSGQRLASPKTIMRSEVISLMEAHKTSLNDTICNLQRALSEATSKLSDVIESLAFTQKELEDSKEIRKLSDDNAALEQLRGLSADTAEVKQSLMKATDRADYMQDQSRRNNLRISGIPEDRDENWQQSHWKVSQFFRRHFNLTPDLERAHRVGKQKDKPRDIVVKFTRFQDRESVLQDRRYTSLCE; via the coding sequence ATGAAGCCTCCGAACAGCAGCGGCCAGCGCCTTGCCAGCCCTAAGACCATCATGCGAAGCGAAGTCATATCGCTGATGGAGGCTCATAAGACATCGCTCAACGATACCATCTGTAACTTGCAGCGCGCACTGAGCGAAGCAACGAGCAAGCTGAGTGATGTGATCGAAAGCCTCGCATTCACGCAAAAGGAACTGGAGGATTCAAAGGAGATAAGAAAGCTCTCTGATGACAACGCCGCGCTTGAACAACTCCGCGGATTATCTGCCGATACAGCAGAGGTGAAGCAAAGCCTCATGAAAGCCACGGACCGCGCGGACTACATGCAAGACCAGAGCAGAAGAAATAATCTACGTATAAGTGGAATTCCAGAGGACAGGGACGAGAACTGGCAGCAGTCGCACTGGAAGGTCTCACAGTTTTTCCGCAGACATTTCAATCTGACTCCTGACCTTGAACGAGCTCACCGAGTGGGGAAGCAGAAGGACAAACCACGTGACATTGTTGTCAAATTCACGCGATTCCAGGACCGCGAATCCGTGCTTCAGGATCGCCGGTACACGAGTTTATGTGAATGA